The Plasmodium chabaudi chabaudi strain AS genome assembly, chromosome: 14 genome contains the following window.
TAAGGGAAAATATACAAgtcattttttgtaaactCTGAAAAGTAACCTATTTTACAAAACCAAAGTAAAATGCTTGTAAGTACTGCGAATAATGGGATACACCATCAggctatattattaaaaatgtttgcAATAAATTTTGTGCAAATTTAATAACATTCATTTTATGTATCCTATATAtgatctatattttttaccgttgccgttttttttttatttttgataaatattcataatgaAATTTCGTAAAAAATTGAATGCGGAGGCTCATCCAAAATATCGAGAACactatatttcatataaagAGTTAAAGAATGTCATAAAACTGATAACAGGTAATGAGATGCTTCATATGTTTAACACATTTATTTGCTTGCTTTTATGCCCCATATTAAGCTAGGGCatgcttatattttttacacgagtgtgtatttttaaatcataCTATTGAAACGGTTGAAAAtgtttttctaaatttttgacatgattttttgcatttttgaTGTCCTTAGGAAATGATACGTCTACTTATACgataaaagaaattacCACAAACTTTGGAAATATAAGAGCCCTAAGTGGAGCCGAATATAAATCACCAGAATCTCGATTTCAAGACATCCTAAATGCGGAACtagataaaattaataattttactgttgcaataataaaacaatggTTTAAAGAAGCTAAGACATATtataaagaattaaaaagaaatgagAAATCtatagatatattaaatatagaaaaaaaattaaatagaTTAGGTAAtacattaatatttatagaaaaatatagacatattaattttataggATTTCgtaaaattacaaaaaaatttgataagCATAATGGCAAAACAGTTAGCTcttcattttatataaatgttgtAATAAAAAGTCTTTTTATGACttttgatataaatttattagtatatatattatcgatatgctataaatattatagaattgtaaaaaataaaaataacattatAGAGGTTAATGAAAATGCAAAAGAGGACCAGGCTGTTTTAAATACCAACGTGCAACATAATGCAAATGTATCGAATTgtgataaaattaataattcaatgatagttgaaaatgataatttaattaaaaaggatgtaaatataaaagagaATAATTTATCTGCTAGTATATCCACGACAGAAGATTTACCCAAGCAGACAGAAGGTTTAGGTAAACAGGCAGAAGATTTACGCAAGCAGACAGAAAAAGGTGTTGAAAATACgaaatatattgtaaaaCTACAAAATGTAATGTCAGTTAAAGTAGAAATATGTAAgcatttcatttttcaatataacGATTTAAAAGAATCTGATATGCTTACaagttttaataatttaatggatataatatcaaaaaataaaatacaaaattattatataactatatattttgatgatCCAATGTTAAATACTTaccataattatattaatcaaaatttacaaaataatgaatgtTTTAGAATAcgatcatatatttattcaaaaGGTGATgatgaacaaaatattaaaaaaaatacacatatccaaaaatttaatttatatgaaccCAGTCATGATAACAATGAAGAATTTATTCCTCCAGAAAAATTAGTAAACCaaaatttagaaataaaaacagtAGATGATTTATATTCAGCATCTATCCATGATATGCGTAATAATGATAAGAGCATTATAAATGATTCAGggtttcaaaaaaaaaattctgaTAATATAACTTCTAAAACAGATGAATCAAAATTGGCTAGTACAAATAATAgtgttaataatataaaaaaacaagatGATGGTATAACACaaaaatttatagaaaAGTATATTTCTGAGattaaagaaaagaaacttaaaagttatattaaaagtaaACTAAATAGATTGCATTTTTATGGTGAAAATGTAACAGGATATATCGacgaaaatatatgttattgGGCTCATAacgataaaaaaagtatttataataatgattatagtgaggatgaagaagaagatAATTGTGTAGAGGGGGATGTAAAAAGCGATgtcaataaaaatattgacaCTACCAATAATttagatgaaaaaaaacatatttggACTGGAAAGGGGAATAAGAGATATTCCTATTTTGATCACGCTATTATTGATATTAGTATAAAAGAACATatggataaaaatataatacttCAATTAAATAACCTTAAAGGGGTTAAAGAAATTTGGGGATATTCCTCTTTTCTTCAAggtatatctttattttattcaaacCAGATATCAACCTATCCACACTGGACAGTTTATACACATACTAACCTTACAAAACCGAAAAGCATtgataattcaaaaaaaaataaaaaagaaaagaaaaaaatggaagatTGCTCAGAAAATAGTGCTAGTAACGGAAGTAATGTGGTTCTCTCTGGAAATACgaataattatacaaatgGAAGTacccaaaaaaaaaaaaaaaaaaaacagaaaaaaaaatccgAATTTAACGGTGAGTATAAAAAGGGTATTACATACACCGGGGCGTCTGCACGAATTGCACACCAAAGTGAAGTTATATTTAGAAATGAAATAGAGAAAACTAAATCTTTCAATAATACATATCATAGTATTTATgattctaaaaaaaatatgcatccAAACTGGAATGGCAATGATAAACATCATAGCAATTATGGCAATAATCGAATGAAATATTCCAACACAAATAAAAGCTTCCCAATCAATACCTATACAATAGAAAACCCCAATTTTTATGAGCCTCTTCTAGATTCAGAGGACGATGCGAGATGTCAAAACTTTAAGTCACCTTCTGGTAgcattttttccttttttaagcgtttgttttttaaaaaaagtcaaattggtgataataaaattccCAAAAATTCTGTAGTTCGAGTGGAGcctaaaacattttttgctAATGAAAGAACCCTATTACAATGGTTAAATACTAGTGTATTGCTTTCAACAATTTCTATAACCCTTCTTAATTTCTCAAATTTTTATGGTTTTATCTCTGGAATTATTATGGCACCTgttgctattttttttattatatattcattttatatttatttaaaaagagCCAATGCACTGATTAATAAAGAACCCATAGATTACACCGATAAAGTTGGTCCCGGAGTTTTAGTCATTACATTGACATTTGCATTGTCAACAGTTGTCGTACTAAATGTATACAGTCATTTCATTGGGGTCCCATATAAAGGCGAGGCACCAGTAAATCAAAAATGAAGtggaatatatacatgaattttaataaatttaatttaaacaaatttgtgaaatttcaaaaaaaaaaacata
Protein-coding sequences here:
- a CDS encoding vacuolar transporter chaperone, putative, producing the protein MKFRKKLNAEAHPKYREHYISYKELKNVIKLITGNDTSTYTIKEITTNFGNIRALSGAEYKSPESRFQDILNAELDKINNFTVAIIKQWFKEAKTYYKELKRNEKSIDILNIEKKLNRLGNTLIFIEKYRHINFIGFRKITKKFDKHNGKTVSSSFYINVVIKSLFMTFDINLLVYILSICYKYYRIVKNKNNIIEVNENAKEDQAVLNTNVQHNANVSNCDKINNSMIVENDNLIKKDVNIKENNLSASISTTEDLPKQTEGLGKQAEDLRKQTEKGVENTKYIVKLQNVMSVKVEICKHFIFQYNDLKESDMLTSFNNLMDIISKNKIQNYYITIYFDDPMLNTYHNYINQNLQNNECFRIRSYIYSKGDDEQNIKKNTHIQKFNLYEPSHDNNEEFIPPEKLVNQNLEIKTVDDLYSASIHDMRNNDKSIINDSGFQKKNSDNITSKTDESKLASTNNSVNNIKKQDDGITQKFIEKYISEIKEKKLKSYIKSKLNRLHFYGENVTGYIDENICYWAHNDKKSIYNNDYSEDEEEDNCVEGDVKSDVNKNIDTTNNLDEKKHIWTGKGNKRYSYFDHAIIDISIKEHMDKNIILQLNNLKGVKEIWGYSSFLQGISLFYSNQISTYPHWTVYTHTNLTKPKSIDNSKKNKKEKKKMEDCSENSASNGSNVVLSGNTNNYTNGSTQKKKKKKQKKKSEFNGEYKKGITYTGASARIAHQSEVIFRNEIEKTKSFNNTYHSIYDSKKNMHPNWNGNDKHHSNYGNNRMKYSNTNKSFPINTYTIENPNFYEPLLDSEDDARCQNFKSPSGSIFSFFKRLFFKKSQIGDNKIPKNSVVRVEPKTFFANERTLLQWLNTSVLLSTISITLLNFSNFYGFISGIIMAPVAIFFIIYSFYIYLKRANALINKEPIDYTDKVGPGVLVITLTFALSTVVVLNVYSHFIGVPYKGEAPVNQK